From Chromatiales bacterium, one genomic window encodes:
- a CDS encoding transglycosylase SLT domain-containing protein, whose translation MLPAGLLLAFGLLAACVATAASQERDPALRLRLKAALAEPVSFEDRYDAEVWLTDMAGRLARKVPDPHERIEILQAVHREAVRAKLPPEMVLAVIDVESGFQRYAVSRANAQGLMQVMRFWLAELGMPGHALLDIQDNIRMGCTILRYYYDMEGGNWNRALARYNGSLGSQKYPQLVFDRLQSRWYRQ comes from the coding sequence ATGTTGCCGGCGGGCCTGCTGCTCGCTTTCGGCCTGCTCGCCGCCTGCGTGGCAACCGCCGCCAGCCAGGAGCGCGATCCCGCATTGCGTCTGCGGCTGAAAGCCGCACTGGCCGAACCGGTCAGCTTTGAAGACCGCTATGACGCCGAGGTCTGGCTGACCGACATGGCCGGTCGCCTGGCGCGCAAGGTGCCCGACCCGCACGAGCGCATCGAAATCCTCCAGGCTGTGCATCGCGAAGCGGTGCGCGCGAAGCTGCCACCGGAGATGGTGCTGGCGGTCATCGATGTCGAGAGCGGCTTCCAGCGCTATGCCGTATCGCGGGCCAACGCCCAGGGCCTCATGCAGGTCATGCGCTTCTGGCTGGCGGAGCTCGGCATGCCCGGCCACGCGCTGCTCGACATACAGGACAACATCCGCATGGGCTGCACGATCCTGCGTTACTACTACGACATGGAAGGCGGCAACTGGAACCGGGCACTGGCGCGCTACAACGGCAGCCTCGGCAGCCAGAAATATCCGCAGCTGGTATTCGACCGGCTGCAATCGCGCTGGTACCGGCAGTAG
- a CDS encoding proline--tRNA ligase, protein MRLTQLPLTTLKEVPADAEIVSHQLMLRAGLIRRLSSGLFTWMPLGLRVLRKVERIIREEMDRAGALEILMPVVQPAELWKETGRWDVYGDLLLRIRDRHERDYCFAPTAEEVVTEIARRELRSYKQLPVNYYQINTKFRDEIRPRFGVMRAREFVMKDAYSFHLDQASLDATYERMAEAYMRIFTRLGLRFRKVDAHGGEIGGSKSQEFHVLADSGEDRIAWCEGDNFAANVELAPALPPRSPRPAAGATLNRVPTPGVRSIDEVAAFLKIGTRQCLKTLIVEGTEGGLIALCLRGDHELNPLKAERLAGVARPLRMAAPERVLAELGAPVGSLGPVGLTIPLFADHGAGAMADFACGANAPDTHLTGVNWQRDLPEPATHDLRNVEAGDLSPGGGGTLSIARGVEVGHIFQLGDKYSQSMHATVLDQDGKERVMTMGCYGIGVSRIVGSAIEQNHDANGIIWPEPMSPYDVMLIELNPKKSESVTAAALKLYKDLEDAGFEVLLDDRDARPGVKFADADLVGISHRIVVGERGVKDGKAEYRHRPTGAEEQTALEDVVEFLRNRRATAARG, encoded by the coding sequence ATGCGACTGACGCAACTGCCACTGACCACCTTGAAGGAAGTTCCGGCAGATGCCGAGATCGTCAGCCATCAGCTGATGTTGCGCGCGGGCCTCATTCGCCGCCTGTCATCGGGACTCTTCACCTGGATGCCGCTCGGCCTGCGCGTGCTGCGCAAGGTCGAACGGATCATCCGCGAGGAGATGGACCGGGCCGGCGCCCTGGAGATCCTGATGCCGGTGGTGCAGCCCGCCGAACTCTGGAAGGAAACCGGACGCTGGGATGTTTACGGCGACCTCCTGCTGCGCATCCGCGACCGGCACGAACGCGACTATTGTTTCGCACCCACCGCGGAGGAAGTCGTCACCGAGATCGCACGACGTGAATTGCGCAGTTACAAACAGCTGCCGGTGAATTACTACCAGATCAACACCAAGTTCCGCGACGAGATCCGGCCGCGTTTCGGCGTGATGCGCGCCCGCGAGTTCGTGATGAAGGATGCCTACTCCTTCCACCTGGACCAGGCTTCGCTGGACGCCACCTACGAGCGCATGGCCGAAGCCTATATGCGGATCTTCACGCGTCTCGGCCTGCGCTTCCGCAAGGTCGATGCCCATGGCGGCGAGATCGGCGGCTCGAAGTCGCAGGAATTTCACGTACTCGCTGACTCGGGTGAAGACCGGATCGCCTGGTGCGAAGGCGACAACTTTGCGGCCAATGTGGAGCTGGCACCGGCACTGCCGCCACGCTCGCCCAGGCCGGCTGCCGGCGCGACGCTGAACCGCGTACCGACGCCCGGCGTGCGCAGCATCGACGAAGTTGCCGCGTTCCTGAAGATCGGCACACGGCAATGCCTCAAGACCCTGATCGTGGAAGGCACGGAAGGCGGTCTGATCGCGCTGTGCCTGCGCGGCGATCATGAACTCAATCCGCTCAAGGCAGAACGGCTGGCCGGCGTCGCGCGCCCCTTGCGCATGGCGGCGCCGGAACGCGTGCTTGCCGAACTCGGCGCACCGGTCGGCTCACTGGGACCGGTCGGCCTCACGATCCCGCTGTTTGCGGATCACGGCGCCGGTGCGATGGCCGATTTCGCCTGCGGTGCCAATGCACCGGACACCCATCTGACCGGCGTCAACTGGCAGCGCGACCTGCCCGAACCGGCAACACACGACCTGCGCAACGTCGAAGCGGGAGACCTCAGCCCGGGCGGTGGCGGCACGCTGTCGATTGCTCGCGGCGTCGAGGTCGGACACATCTTCCAGCTCGGCGACAAGTACAGCCAGAGCATGCATGCGACCGTGCTTGACCAGGACGGCAAGGAACGGGTCATGACCATGGGCTGCTATGGCATCGGCGTCTCGCGGATCGTCGGTTCGGCGATCGAGCAGAACCATGATGCCAACGGCATCATCTGGCCGGAGCCCATGAGCCCGTACGATGTGATGCTGATCGAACTGAATCCGAAAAAGTCGGAGTCCGTCACGGCAGCAGCGCTGAAGCTGTACAAGGATCTGGAGGATGCCGGCTTTGAGGTCCTGCTCGATGATCGCGATGCGCGGCCGGGCGTAAAGTTTGCGGACGCTGACCTGGTCGGCATCAGCCACCGTATCGTGGTCGGCGAACGCGGGGTGAAGGACGGCAAGGCTGAATACCGGCACCGGCCGACCGGTGCAGAGGAGCAGACCGCACTTGAAGACGTGGTGGAATTTCTGCGCAACAGGCGCGCTACGGCTGCCCGCGGCTAG
- a CDS encoding DUF3488 domain-containing transglutaminase family protein has protein sequence MTAERHGRQVLRGWRAQGIPAPDEASVAQLLWLLLLIAVVSAPHLRTLPFWISAIVLVAAIWRIGAALKRWPMPGTMLRGTLTLGSALAVGVVYRQISGLEAGSALLLIMLALKLLETHSARDRSLVVLIAWFVLFAAFLREQSLGSVPLLAAGVVTGTVALLQAARNRQVMTPLTALLLTARLLMHAVPLALALFLLFPRLPGPLWALPSGAQNGRTGLSSQMSPGDITSLARSSEAAFRVRFDGTPPDRSQLYWRGPVLESFDGRRWRALPDSARRQKSGRPLPPSAAGAAIYSYEIMLEPHHQRWLLPLESPLSWDIADASLSPARELLSARPVATRSAWRGRSVATPRFRDAREPEQATREVSAGRNPRSTALAAEMRAAAGSDRAYLRSVLGMFRQQAYYYTLEPPPLGDQPVDDFLFRTRSGFCEHYASAFALLARAAGIPARVVTGYQGGEPNPLADYWIVRQSDAHAWTEVWIDGYWQRYDPTAAVAPQRVDAGMAAALPGSVTTELPLLGSSPWLGRVAFGWDALNAQWDRWVLAFGPDQQSALLGRLGFASPTLRDLAMVCAATVSIILLLFTWLTLRNRGAKPDPLEESWQYLCNRLARLARQRKPGEAPTEYAAVLIAARPELAAPLRSLTALYLRLRYEGIPERAEVLRFRRLVRQFRLPPAGARG, from the coding sequence ATGACGGCTGAGCGACATGGCCGCCAGGTCCTGCGTGGATGGCGTGCGCAAGGGATTCCCGCACCCGATGAGGCTTCTGTTGCGCAGCTGCTCTGGCTGCTGCTGCTGATCGCCGTGGTCAGCGCACCGCACCTTCGCACTCTGCCGTTCTGGATCTCCGCCATCGTCCTGGTCGCAGCCATCTGGCGCATCGGAGCAGCGCTCAAGCGCTGGCCGATGCCCGGCACCATGCTGCGCGGCACGCTTACGCTTGGCAGCGCGCTCGCAGTCGGCGTCGTCTATCGGCAGATTTCCGGACTCGAGGCCGGCTCCGCACTGCTCCTGATCATGCTTGCGCTCAAACTGCTCGAGACGCACAGCGCGCGCGATCGCAGCCTGGTAGTGCTGATCGCATGGTTCGTGCTGTTTGCGGCTTTTCTGCGCGAACAGTCACTCGGCAGCGTGCCGCTGCTGGCAGCAGGCGTGGTGACCGGCACCGTCGCCCTGCTCCAGGCGGCGCGCAACAGGCAGGTAATGACACCATTGACCGCGCTGCTGCTGACTGCACGGCTGCTGATGCACGCCGTACCGCTGGCTCTCGCCCTGTTCCTGCTCTTTCCGCGTCTGCCCGGACCCTTGTGGGCACTGCCCTCCGGTGCGCAGAACGGCCGCACCGGTCTGTCGAGCCAGATGAGCCCGGGCGACATCACTTCGCTTGCGCGCTCATCCGAAGCCGCATTTCGCGTGCGCTTTGACGGGACACCGCCGGATCGCTCGCAACTCTACTGGCGCGGACCGGTACTCGAGAGCTTCGACGGACGTCGCTGGCGCGCGCTGCCCGACTCGGCGCGTCGACAGAAGTCGGGCCGGCCGCTCCCGCCCAGCGCGGCAGGCGCAGCCATCTACAGCTATGAAATCATGCTGGAGCCGCATCACCAGCGCTGGCTGTTGCCGCTCGAATCACCACTCAGCTGGGATATCGCCGATGCCTCCCTGAGTCCAGCCCGCGAACTGCTGAGCGCCCGACCGGTCGCCACGCGCAGCGCATGGCGCGGACGCTCGGTGGCGACGCCGCGCTTTCGCGATGCACGGGAACCGGAACAGGCCACACGCGAAGTCAGCGCAGGGCGCAATCCGCGCAGCACGGCACTCGCCGCCGAGATGCGCGCCGCAGCCGGATCCGACCGCGCCTACCTGCGCAGCGTGCTCGGCATGTTCAGGCAGCAGGCCTATTACTACACCCTCGAGCCGCCGCCGCTCGGCGACCAGCCGGTAGACGACTTCCTGTTCCGCACGCGCAGTGGTTTCTGCGAACACTACGCATCGGCATTTGCCCTGCTGGCGCGCGCGGCGGGTATCCCGGCACGTGTGGTGACCGGTTATCAGGGCGGTGAGCCAAACCCGCTGGCTGACTACTGGATCGTGCGCCAATCCGATGCTCATGCCTGGACCGAGGTCTGGATCGACGGTTACTGGCAACGCTACGATCCGACCGCTGCAGTCGCACCACAACGGGTCGATGCCGGAATGGCCGCGGCGCTGCCCGGATCGGTCACCACCGAACTGCCGCTTCTCGGGAGCAGTCCGTGGCTGGGGCGCGTGGCCTTCGGCTGGGATGCGCTCAACGCGCAGTGGGACCGCTGGGTACTCGCTTTCGGCCCCGACCAGCAGAGTGCGCTGCTGGGCAGACTCGGCTTTGCCTCGCCCACACTGCGGGATCTGGCAATGGTCTGCGCAGCTACCGTCAGCATCATCCTGCTGCTCTTTACCTGGCTGACGCTGCGCAATCGGGGTGCCAAACCGGATCCGCTCGAAGAGAGCTGGCAGTACCTGTGCAACCGGCTGGCCCGGCTGGCTCGCCAGCGAAAGCCCGGTGAGGCGCCCACCGAATATGCAGCAGTGCTCATCGCCGCGCGGCCGGAACTAGCCGCCCCGCTCCGCAGCCTGACCGCACTCTACCTGCGCCTCCGCTATGAGGGCATACCGGAGCGCGCCGAGGTGCTGCGCTTCAGGCGCCTGGTCCGGCAGTTTCGGCTTCCGCCGGCAGGCGCACGCGGCTGA
- a CDS encoding acylphosphatase, whose amino-acid sequence MSSLVCRRFLVSGKVQGVFFRASTARQAEQLQLRGWAKNLPDGRVEVLALGSLAAVEQLADWLQRGPPRARVNAVEVSEDEADDHHTLADFRTG is encoded by the coding sequence ATGTCCTCGCTCGTCTGTCGTCGCTTCCTGGTTTCCGGCAAGGTGCAGGGCGTTTTTTTTCGCGCGAGTACCGCGCGTCAGGCCGAGCAGCTGCAATTGCGTGGCTGGGCCAAGAATCTTCCGGACGGCAGGGTTGAAGTGCTGGCGCTGGGCAGCCTCGCAGCAGTGGAGCAACTGGCCGACTGGTTGCAGCGGGGGCCGCCGCGCGCCCGGGTGAATGCGGTCGAGGTCAGCGAGGACGAGGCGGACGATCACCACACGCTGGCTGATTTTCGTACCGGCTGA
- a CDS encoding AAA family ATPase yields the protein MARNVTALANTDQLQQAKQLGEQVNREVGQIILGKQAEIELAFTCLLAGGHLLIEDVPGVGKTLLARALAAVLGLSFRRIQFTSDMLPADIIGMSVYEQDNARFRFHPGPVFAHIVLADEINRSTPKAQSALLEAMEENQVTLDGETHPLPVPFFVIATQNPLHQAGTYPLPESQLDRFLMRLGLGYPAEVLERKLLRGEDRRLLLTDLQPVVDSAGLGTLQAAARELFISDALLDYVQALVRYTRQSTLFELGLSPRGAQDLVMAARCLALLHGHPGVHPEDVKAVFPAVAGHRLQARPGSPAAVRDPARLVLESVPIP from the coding sequence ATGGCACGGAATGTCACAGCACTGGCGAATACGGACCAGCTGCAGCAGGCAAAACAGCTCGGCGAGCAGGTCAACCGCGAGGTCGGCCAGATCATCCTCGGCAAGCAGGCCGAGATCGAGCTTGCCTTCACCTGCCTGCTGGCCGGCGGTCATCTGCTGATCGAAGACGTGCCCGGCGTCGGCAAGACGCTGCTGGCGCGCGCACTTGCTGCAGTGCTCGGGCTATCGTTCCGCCGCATCCAGTTCACCAGCGACATGCTGCCCGCCGATATCATCGGCATGTCGGTATACGAGCAGGACAACGCACGCTTCCGCTTTCATCCCGGCCCGGTATTCGCCCACATCGTGCTGGCTGACGAAATCAACCGCAGTACGCCAAAGGCCCAGAGTGCATTGCTCGAAGCGATGGAGGAAAACCAGGTCACGCTGGACGGGGAAACGCATCCGCTGCCGGTTCCGTTCTTTGTCATCGCGACACAGAACCCGCTGCACCAGGCCGGCACCTATCCGCTGCCCGAATCACAGCTGGACCGCTTTCTCATGCGGCTCGGACTCGGCTATCCGGCCGAAGTGCTGGAACGCAAACTGCTGCGCGGTGAGGACCGGCGCCTGCTGCTGACGGATCTGCAGCCGGTCGTCGACAGCGCCGGGCTCGGGACGCTGCAGGCGGCAGCACGTGAGCTGTTCATCTCCGATGCACTGCTCGACTACGTGCAGGCCCTGGTGCGCTATACGCGTCAGTCGACGCTGTTCGAACTGGGCCTGTCACCACGCGGCGCCCAGGACCTGGTCATGGCCGCACGCTGCCTCGCGCTGCTGCATGGTCATCCCGGCGTGCACCCGGAAGACGTCAAGGCGGTATTCCCTGCAGTCGCCGGTCACCGTTTGCAGGCCCGCCCGGGCAGCCCGGCCGCTGTTCGCGATCCAGCCAGACTGGTGCTGGAGTCAGTACCGATTCCCTGA
- a CDS encoding glutathione S-transferase family protein, translating to MRLYTFTITPNNRKVEAFVRHFDLDVDIHPVSFKDKETQSAAFLAINPMGKVPALTDGDFKLWESNAILTYLATKFPETDALPTDARGRADVDRWLHWQSCHLIPAIGALKTGTETDIATVTPLLRILEQQLTGREYMLGKLSVVDFAISAYLMTKLGRQLDYSACPNVAAWVGRMGSLKGFVATQVKMP from the coding sequence ATGCGCCTTTATACATTCACGATTACGCCGAACAACCGCAAGGTCGAGGCATTCGTCCGGCACTTCGATCTGGACGTCGATATCCATCCCGTGAGTTTCAAGGACAAGGAGACGCAGAGTGCGGCGTTCCTGGCGATCAACCCCATGGGCAAGGTGCCCGCACTGACGGATGGAGATTTCAAGCTCTGGGAGTCAAATGCGATCCTGACCTACCTCGCAACGAAATTTCCGGAGACCGATGCACTGCCAACCGATGCGCGCGGCCGTGCCGATGTGGACCGCTGGCTCCACTGGCAGAGTTGCCATCTGATTCCGGCGATCGGTGCACTGAAAACGGGTACCGAAACGGATATTGCGACGGTGACGCCGCTGCTGAGGATTCTCGAGCAGCAGCTGACCGGCAGGGAATACATGCTGGGCAAGCTGAGCGTTGTCGACTTCGCCATTTCCGCCTATCTGATGACGAAACTCGGTCGGCAGCTCGACTATTCAGCCTGTCCGAACGTTGCGGCCTGGGTTGGGCGGATGGGCAGCCTCAAGGGCTTTGTCGCGACCCAGGTGAAGATGCCATGA
- a CDS encoding DUF58 domain-containing protein, with amino-acid sequence MQRWFRRRQGADGDSIELHQRRIYILPTRIGLGFGVVLFTMLLGALNYSNNMGFALAFLLTAVTVVSIHHCQRNLTGLRLTVDGCAPVFAGEMIECSVRITNPGRSPRWQISAGPARALTPPADLAAGGSAKLRLCLPTTRRGTQPCPEIRISTRYPFGLFEAWAWLYPVRELMVYPQPAAELAAALPAQEADLEHAGDTLRGSDEFVGLRIPVPGESPARIAWKALARSGQLLAKDFRSGAGSSWFDWDALSTTDTEARLSLLTRMILDADADGRSYGLRLPGVVLPPDNGREHFHRCLTTLAVFSPGAAHDG; translated from the coding sequence ATGCAGCGCTGGTTCCGCCGCCGCCAGGGCGCCGACGGTGACAGCATCGAACTTCATCAGCGCCGAATCTACATACTCCCGACCCGCATCGGACTCGGCTTCGGCGTCGTCCTGTTCACCATGTTGCTCGGCGCACTGAACTACAGCAACAACATGGGTTTTGCGCTGGCCTTCCTGCTCACGGCCGTCACCGTGGTGAGCATCCATCATTGCCAGAGAAACCTCACCGGCCTGCGGCTCACGGTCGACGGCTGTGCGCCGGTATTCGCCGGCGAGATGATCGAGTGCAGCGTGCGCATCACGAATCCGGGCCGCAGTCCGCGCTGGCAGATCAGCGCGGGGCCCGCCCGCGCGCTGACGCCACCGGCCGACCTCGCCGCAGGTGGCAGTGCGAAGCTGCGCCTGTGCCTGCCCACCACACGACGTGGCACACAGCCCTGTCCGGAAATCCGCATCAGCACGCGTTATCCCTTCGGACTGTTCGAGGCCTGGGCCTGGCTGTATCCCGTCCGGGAACTCATGGTCTATCCACAGCCTGCCGCGGAACTCGCCGCAGCGCTGCCCGCACAGGAAGCCGACCTTGAACACGCAGGCGATACCCTGCGCGGCAGTGACGAGTTCGTTGGCCTGCGCATTCCCGTTCCGGGCGAGTCGCCTGCGCGTATCGCCTGGAAAGCGCTCGCGCGCAGCGGACAGCTGCTGGCCAAGGATTTTCGCAGCGGCGCCGGTTCAAGCTGGTTCGACTGGGATGCACTGAGTACCACCGACACCGAGGCCAGGCTCTCGCTGCTGACCCGCATGATCCTCGATGCCGACGCCGACGGGCGTTCGTACGGCCTGCGGCTGCCGGGCGTCGTGCTGCCGCCAGACAATGGTCGCGAGCACTTTCACCGTTGCCTGACCACGCTGGCGGTCTTCAGCCCCGGGGCTGCGCATGACGGCTGA
- the pssA gene encoding CDP-diacylglycerol--serine O-phosphatidyltransferase: MHDSDDTGSRPRRRGVYLLPNLFTTGTLFAGFYGIVASIDGNFQPAAIAVFIAGLLDGMDGRLARLTNTESEFGKQYDSLADMVAFGMAPAIIVYQWGLKALVEYGWAWGKLGWLAAFLYAVAAALRLARFNVTSKTADRRFFEGLPSPSAAGLIASMVWVAADLDVDGLPTLAVVTALTVLAGALMVSRFAYWSFKGLSPRGRISFAYVLFIPLIFVLIALDPPRVCFFLASTYALSGIVVAIWRRWRRQSGRVRRNEQSPPADE; encoded by the coding sequence ATGCACGATTCTGATGATACTGGCAGCCGCCCGCGCCGCCGCGGGGTCTATCTGCTGCCGAACCTGTTTACGACCGGCACGCTGTTTGCGGGTTTTTACGGCATCGTTGCCTCGATCGACGGCAATTTCCAGCCGGCGGCGATTGCGGTGTTCATTGCCGGATTGCTCGACGGCATGGACGGCCGGCTGGCCCGCCTCACCAATACCGAATCCGAATTCGGCAAGCAGTACGACAGCCTGGCCGACATGGTGGCCTTCGGCATGGCGCCGGCGATCATCGTTTACCAGTGGGGGCTGAAAGCGCTGGTCGAATATGGCTGGGCCTGGGGCAAGCTCGGCTGGCTGGCCGCTTTCTTGTACGCGGTTGCGGCGGCGCTCCGCCTCGCACGCTTCAACGTGACCTCAAAGACGGCTGACCGGCGTTTTTTCGAGGGACTGCCGAGTCCGTCGGCTGCCGGGCTCATCGCCAGCATGGTCTGGGTTGCGGCTGATCTCGACGTCGATGGCTTGCCGACGCTGGCTGTTGTTACCGCGCTCACCGTGCTGGCCGGGGCACTGATGGTTTCGCGTTTTGCATACTGGAGTTTCAAGGGCCTGAGTCCGCGTGGACGCATCTCTTTTGCATATGTGCTGTTCATTCCGCTGATCTTTGTGCTCATCGCACTGGACCCGCCGCGTGTCTGCTTTTTCCTGGCCAGTACCTATGCCTTGTCGGGCATCGTGGTGGCGATATGGCGACGCTGGCGGCGGCAGTCCGGTCGCGTGCGTCGCAACGAGCAGTCACCGCCAGCGGATGAGTGA
- a CDS encoding uracil-DNA glycosylase, whose amino-acid sequence MVTGSSKARNPRPGPRQQRVLETIGVQIWVPRRAAEADLSAPAPVLAPAPVSLPTPEPGSEQSPAQVRAPAAEADAASCAWVALEAEVASCTRCALHQTRTRTVFGTGSHQARWLVIGEAPGADEDRQGEPFVGRAGQLLTEMLRAVGLSREQVFIANILKCRPPENRDPKPEEAKSCENYLLRQIDLIKPGLILAVGRIAAQNLLQVDTPIGKLRGQIHEYGPARIPVVVTYHPAYLLRSPGQKARSWDDLCLARRIVAPV is encoded by the coding sequence CTGGTGACCGGGAGCAGTAAAGCGCGCAACCCCCGGCCTGGACCGCGTCAGCAGCGGGTCCTTGAAACCATCGGTGTGCAGATCTGGGTGCCGCGTCGGGCAGCGGAAGCAGACCTGTCCGCACCAGCACCCGTACTTGCACCCGCACCTGTGTCACTGCCGACCCCTGAGCCGGGCAGCGAGCAAAGTCCCGCCCAGGTGCGTGCGCCGGCAGCCGAGGCGGATGCGGCCTCGTGCGCCTGGGTTGCACTCGAAGCCGAGGTTGCCAGCTGTACCCGCTGTGCCCTGCACCAGACGCGGACCCGGACCGTCTTCGGAACCGGTTCGCACCAGGCGCGCTGGCTGGTGATCGGCGAGGCGCCCGGTGCCGATGAAGACCGGCAGGGTGAGCCTTTCGTGGGCCGGGCAGGGCAGCTGCTGACGGAGATGCTGCGGGCGGTCGGGCTTTCCCGCGAGCAGGTGTTCATCGCCAATATCCTGAAATGTCGGCCGCCGGAAAACCGGGACCCAAAGCCTGAAGAAGCAAAGAGTTGTGAGAACTATCTCCTGCGACAGATTGATCTGATCAAGCCTGGCCTGATACTCGCTGTTGGCCGCATTGCCGCGCAGAATCTGCTCCAGGTGGATACGCCGATCGGCAAATTGCGGGGGCAGATTCATGAGTATGGTCCGGCGAGGATTCCGGTCGTCGTGACCTACCATCCGGCCTATCTGTTGCGCAGCCCCGGGCAGAAGGCGCGTTCCTGGGACGATCTGTGTCTGGCCCGCCGTATCGTCGCGCCGGTCTGA
- a CDS encoding MFS transporter produces MQPPGSNQHGSGLPGSKRLWRNRPILAWAFYDWANSAFSLLVVTAFVPLMLGGFWNDGAASPLTTFRLGVGNGIASAVVVLLAPLLGAMTDRAGRRKPWLAAFTALGVLATVGLAAVGPGGWPLAMVCFVLGSIGFFAANSLYDALLIDVSPPASYDRVSALGYALGYLGSALLFVLSIAMLVQPERFGFASAVASIRFSFLLVALWWAVFTLPLLFWVRERSTERAPASGGLRAGFRQLYRTVQAVRGQPELLRFLIAYWLYIDGVYTIIKMAVDYGLSQGLSSTDVTGAIMLTNLIGFPAAIGFGMLGDRLGARRGIYLALAIYIVATTAAVFLRTATDFYVLAITIGLVQGGVQSLSRSLYARLIPAESRGEYFGFYNMMGKFSSIVGPVLAGTAALLSGSQRIGILSILLLFAAGLWLLSRVRLPAEAETAGPGA; encoded by the coding sequence ATGCAGCCTCCCGGGTCCAATCAACACGGGTCGGGTTTGCCCGGCTCGAAGCGGCTCTGGCGCAATCGACCGATACTCGCCTGGGCATTTTATGACTGGGCCAATTCGGCATTCTCGCTCCTGGTGGTCACGGCATTCGTGCCGCTCATGCTCGGCGGCTTCTGGAACGATGGCGCGGCCTCGCCGCTGACAACCTTTCGTCTGGGCGTGGGTAACGGCATCGCGAGTGCCGTCGTCGTCCTGCTCGCGCCGCTGCTTGGCGCGATGACCGACCGGGCAGGCCGCAGAAAACCCTGGCTGGCCGCATTCACCGCGCTGGGCGTGCTGGCGACCGTCGGACTGGCAGCGGTCGGACCAGGTGGCTGGCCGCTGGCGATGGTCTGTTTTGTGCTGGGCTCGATCGGCTTTTTTGCCGCCAACAGCCTGTACGACGCGCTGCTCATCGATGTTTCCCCGCCAGCTTCATACGACCGTGTGTCGGCGCTGGGCTATGCGCTGGGTTATCTGGGCAGCGCACTCCTGTTCGTGCTGAGCATCGCCATGCTTGTGCAGCCGGAACGCTTTGGTTTTGCCAGCGCGGTGGCAAGCATCCGGTTTTCGTTTCTGCTGGTTGCGCTCTGGTGGGCGGTGTTCACGCTGCCCTTGCTGTTCTGGGTCAGAGAGAGATCCACCGAACGCGCGCCCGCATCCGGTGGCCTGCGTGCCGGCTTCCGCCAGTTGTACCGCACCGTGCAGGCGGTGCGCGGTCAGCCGGAGCTGCTGCGCTTCCTCATCGCCTACTGGCTCTACATCGACGGGGTCTACACCATCATCAAGATGGCGGTGGACTACGGCCTGTCACAGGGGCTTTCATCCACGGATGTCACCGGCGCGATCATGCTCACCAACTTAATCGGTTTTCCGGCTGCGATCGGTTTCGGGATGCTGGGCGACCGACTCGGTGCCCGCCGTGGCATCTATCTCGCCCTGGCGATCTATATCGTGGCGACAACCGCTGCGGTGTTCCTGAGAACAGCCACGGATTTCTATGTGCTGGCGATCACCATCGGTCTGGTACAGGGCGGTGTGCAGTCGCTGAGTCGTTCGCTCTATGCGCGACTCATTCCCGCTGAAAGTCGCGGCGAGTATTTCGGTTTCTACAACATGATGGGAAAGTTTTCATCGATAGTCGGGCCGGTGCTTGCGGGTACGGCCGCGTTGCTGTCGGGCAGCCAGCGCATCGGCATTCTTTCGATACTGTTGCTGTTTGCGGCCGGACTCTGGTTGCTCAGCCGCGTGCGCCTGCCGGCGGAAGCCGAAACTGCCGGACCAGGCGCCTGA
- the rimI gene encoding ribosomal protein S18-alanine N-acetyltransferase, with protein sequence MSAEPRYLPPLIREMRQTDLATVAGIERGAYEFPWSPGIFRDCLLAGYTSLVLEQGAAVIGYGIMSVAAGEAHLLNLALAPSARGQGHGRRLLEHLLDLARGAGVEGVYLEVRPSNRDALALYHGAGFEVIGRRRAYYRAVGGAEDAVVLVRRLRRQR encoded by the coding sequence ATGAGCGCCGAACCCCGATATCTTCCGCCGCTCATTCGCGAGATGCGCCAGACCGATCTGGCGACAGTCGCCGGTATCGAGCGCGGTGCCTATGAGTTCCCCTGGAGTCCCGGCATCTTTCGCGACTGTCTGCTGGCTGGCTATACGAGTCTGGTTCTGGAGCAGGGTGCCGCGGTGATCGGCTACGGAATCATGTCGGTCGCCGCCGGAGAAGCACATCTGCTCAATCTCGCGCTCGCGCCATCAGCACGTGGTCAGGGACACGGCCGGCGGCTGCTGGAACACCTGCTGGATCTTGCCCGTGGAGCGGGTGTCGAGGGCGTGTACCTCGAGGTGCGGCCAAGCAATCGTGATGCGCTTGCCCTTTATCATGGTGCCGGCTTCGAGGTGATCGGAAGGCGGCGGGCTTACTATCGCGCGGTCGGCGGCGCCGAGGACGCGGTGGTACTGGTGCGGCGTCTGCGGCGGCAGCGCTGA